The genomic segment ACATATATTGGTCTAAGCCCGTTAGCCTCAATATATCCTTTTAAATAAGGAAACTTCTGGAGGGCTTCGTTAAGCGTTTTAGGTATTTCATACTCGAATGGGCTTACATAGTCACTCCAAGAATTTTTATCCTTCTCCCCTTTAAGCTGTAATTTCATCAAACTTTTACACCTCCCAAGGGCAGAACTCTTAAGCCCAGGTGTGGATTAACTTCTAGAATCACCGAGCTCTTTCTCTCGCCAGCAGTCCCCCATAGCTTAACTATCTTCAAAACCTTAACATCTATGCCAGCGATTCTACCATTTGATATAACTAAGTAAACATCTGAGGATGCTTTGAGCTTCATAACTGATTGCTCTGGTAAAAATTGGGGATGAAAAGTCAAGATTATTGTTTTTCCACTAGTCACTAAATTCTTCATGCGTGTTATAAATGTGAGAAAAACATGTGAAGGAGTATTGACGGCTAATACGCTTAAGCTATCTATCACCGCAGCATCATAACGGCTTCTGTTTATTTCCAAGAAGTTCCTAGCAACCCTAAAGAATAAGGACGAAAGGAACTTAGTCCACTTCCCACCTTCAACGTGTAGTGGAAAAACATCTAAGTCGCCGCTTACATATTTTAAGAAAGCATCTAGATTTATGGATTTCATCATCCTAAGATAATCCTTAGAGGCTGTTTCAGTTGTTATTACGCAAACCTTTAAGCCATCTCTAAGCATCGAGTATACTATTTGTTGTGTTAGCACTGTTTTGCCAGCGCCAAACTCTCCTTCAATCGATGCTAGACATGGATGTGGGAAGCCGCCGCCTAAACATCTATCTAAATCAGGTATACCTAGTGATATAACCTTCATAATCTCACACCCTCCCCAATAGCTGATACACCATAATGAGAAGCAAAAACAACTATGACGCTGCTATTTAAGGGTATTTCAGGAGCCCCCTGAGGCAGATAAGCCTCTATCAGGGCTTCCTCACATGGATTTAAACTCCCATGCATGCTCATATCAAGCGTGTAATTTGTCCCAACAACTCTTATTTCAAGAATACTATAATTCTCGATCAAATAGGATCTCCAATAAACATTCCTATAACTAATGATTACACTATTCCAATTATAATCTCCTAACTTTATAAAAATTGGTTTTGAACCACTATTCCTAATATAGAAACGCACTTTTAATGGCTCTATTTCACTTATAACTAAATCTATTTTAACATTGTTTAATGGATCCACTTTAAGCGCTAAAGACTTAAGTTGCACTAGAGTATTTATTGTTGAAATCATTGTTGCAGCGGTAACACTTGTGAAAACAATTAATCCTATTAAAATAATTGCTGAAGCAATTGTAACTGAGAAGCCCATAGCATGTCCTCCTCTCTAGGGAGGAGCAAATAGGTAGCTGTCTGATAACCCTTTATAGGGGACGATTTTAATCTCGTATAGGCTGGATTGAACCTTATCTTTCGGGAATACTCTTATTATGGCTGTTTCAGCAACCTCCCACACACCATCTCCATCAGAATCCTCCACGCTGAATTTTCCACTCCCAATACTAGCGTTTTGATCATACGTGTAAAGCGTAGCTTTCTTGTACTCACCAAAATACACGTCTATCAAATTGAAGTTTGTTATCGGTATTGTGCCAATATTTTTGGCATATACTACAAAGTGCGCCGGACTTGTAGTGTCGTTTATTGTTGCGTAAACTATGCTTACACGTAAATCAAAAATGCTTTTCGCATCGGCTAAACTTTGCATTATGCTGTTCTGAAGGGTTGTCCCACTATAAATAGCATAAGCTGAGAAGCTACTTGCCAATATAACTGAGGATATTAATATGATTATTTCACTAAGGGTTATTGAGAACCCCACCCTTTGGACCACGCCCCATTTAAACGTCTGCTTCTAAGAAAGTTTTTTATTAACTCAGCAACCCCATCCCAGTTTATTTTAACACCCATAATATTAGCAATATTATAGATGCTTAAGGTGAAGACATCCTCGGTTATGTTGCTTGACTTAGCATTTTTTATTGCCCCAGCTAGATTAGATATATATGCCGCTGAACCTTTTGGTATAAATCCAAAGAACTCAGAGTATTCACAAATCTTCCGTATTCCATCTTCATCGAAGCCGATGTCAAGCATTGTGTAAATCCATTCAACAAGCGATATTGTTCTCTTAAAATCAAGCGTTATTGTTAAGGGTTTCTTCTCAAATTCTTCCTTAATTTTTACTTCATCTATTTCTTCCACAGGCTTCTCGGGTTCCGCCTCCATTTTTGGAAGAATTTTCTCAGGAGGTTTTTCTCTCTCAACTTCTTTCTCCTTAACTATCCCTTCTATAATTGGCTTAGCCTCATTTACTTTTGCTAACCCCTCTTCATCGGTTATTAATTTTAAGAGGTTAAATGGGTTCTCCATCTCATTTATTGTTGACCTCATGTCTATCAGGGCTTTCTTCAAATCCTCAACTGTACTTGCAATCTCATTTATCTGAGAAATTGTGGATTTAATTTCCCTTATCTCCTTCTCAATCTCCTCAATCTTACTATCTCTATTCTCGCTCATTTAACATTCTCATCTCCTTAAGGCTACATGAGAAGGGGGAAACTTGCTTTCTCTTCTAGATTTAGATTCACTTATGGGAGATATTTCATACTTCTGAAACAAGAGTAGAGAAGAAGAATATAGACTATAAGTAGCCTAGAAGTGGGAAGGAAATAAAGAAACAATCTTCCATATTCTTAGAGAAAAAAGAAAAAATAAAGATATATGATAAAAATGTGGGAAAACCTGGATTTACCCTAAATCAACGTAGGCATCTTTGGGCAAACCTACAGGTATTAGTCTCTCAACTGTCAGCGCCGCACCCCTACTAGTTCTAACCTCAATTTTAACCTTACTATAAGACTCTAGTAGATGAGAGCTGGAGAGCTTCACTACAAGAAAGGCTTTCTCATTAACTTCAAGAACGCTGTCGCCATCATCATTATATATCGCGAAGATCGCTCCATCACCATCATTATTCTGCAGAAGCGTTGCATTAAGCAAATAGGCAACATCAGCAACATCGGTCCCATTATTTTCTTCCAATGTTCCTTTATATATATTTGCTAGCGTAAAGTTAGTGTAGAATACTGATACTGTAACTGTTTTGCTGCTAAGATCTACCTCAGATTGCCCTACGGCAAGCTTCACTGGTATCACTAGATACTGTATCTTTGAATTATCGTTTGTTTTTCCCACAACTGTTCCATCCAATTGAAGCGAGGATGTCGCTTCGCCAACACCCCTATCTATGGTCTCCTTTGCCTTCTGCGCTGAGTAAAAACCCATATTTATAACGACGTATGCAAGAGCCGATGCAATCACAACGAAGGCTATGAGGACTATGGCAGCCTCTATACCAACTATACCCTGTCTACTTTTTAAAAATCGCTTATGCCACACCATAAATAGTTCACCTCAACTCTCCATTAGTATCTACTAGACACCTATAGCTAACCAGCTCTTGGTAGATGGCAATTGAGGCGGAATAGTAAACTCGATTGTTAATGGCGCACCTTTTTGGGGTCTAATTTCAACAGTTACATGCGTTCTCTCCACGAGTTTTCCTACATCATCCTCTTTAGGCACAATTATTAGAAAGCCTTTTTCATCAGCATCAAGCGATTCATCGTTATCTGCACCGACAATAAACAACTTTGCTGTACCATTTTCCACGTTATCAACGAGATCGTTAAGAGTCCACCCTGAATTCACAGTATTATTGATGCCCTTGTAGATATTTGGATAGGATATAGAGGTTTCTCCTCCAGTTATCGTGAACGTAACTACTGTTCTGTTCTCCTGCATTGGGACATATTTAACTCCCAAGGTTTTTAGTGGTATAACTATCGCTGAGACCCCGCCAGTACTGTTATCGTCACCACTTACAGTTTTTCCATATATTAGTATTGTTCCATCCACAGTCAGCGGGCAGCTGGCTTCTTGCAGTGAATCCTGTATTGTTTCCTTGCCCCTCTGTGTTGAGAATAGACCCATGTTTATCACCATAAAGCTAAATGCTGCAGCGACTATGACGAAGGCTATGAGGACTATGGCAGCCTCTATACCAACCATGCCCCGCTTACTTCTAAAGAATTTTTCCCTCACTTTTTCCCTTCCCCTCCATCAATTTTCTTCAATAATAAAGGGAAATTGGCCGCTATATGATGCTGTGCATGTTCCATAATGTTAAGACAGTAGAATGAAAAACCAAGAAAAAACGTTGAAACCAAAAAATACTTGTAAAATTGGTTTTTATTTAAAAATAGCCTTATTTTTTCTTAATTAGGTAAACTTTATTTTATAAAGAATATGGGGAGAGAAGTTATTTCAGTCTTTTAAGTAGTGCTTGAGCTGTCAAAATAGTTGGATCCCATGTTTCTGAAACTGGTGGAGCATAACATGTCTCAGCTTTTGCTAGCTCCTTCACAGTCATCTCCTTAAGTATTGCAAGTGACAGCATATTTATTCTTTGGGCTACGCCCTCCCCGCCGACGATTTGAGTACCAATTATTTTCTCAGTCTCTTTTTCCACTACAAGCTTTATTCTTATCGGTAGGGCTCCAGGATAATACTGCGCCCTAGTTTTTCCGCTTAAAGTCATAGAAACTGTTTCTATACCAGCTCTCTGAGCAAATGCCTCAGTTAGGCCGACAGCGCCTATCTCAACATCAAAAAGTTTGGTAACGGCTGCTCCAAGGACCCCTGGGAAAATCGCGTATCCGCCAGCAGCGTTTATTCCTGCAACCCTAGCTTGGCGTACAGCTGTTGTCCCTAGCTGGCAGACTGTTGGGCGCTTTGTGATAAGATTTATTGATTCAACACAGTCTCCACAGGCGTAAATATCTTTAACATTTGTTTCCATACGCATATTAACCTTAATCAGTCTTGTTTCACCAAGCTCCAATCCAGCTTTCTGCGCCAGCTCCACATTACCCCTAACACCTGTTGCAACTACAACAATATCTGCTGGAATATGTTCACCTGAAACAGCTACGCCAGTAACTTTGTCATCTCCCAGAATTTCCTCAACTGAACGCCCAGTAATTATTTTCAATCCCTTCTTCTCCAATTCCCTCTGGACGAAGTCGGCTACATCTTTGTCAAGCATTGCGGGTAATATTTGGGGTAAAAGCTCCACGATCGTTGTCTTAAGTCCCCGTTCAATGAAGGCTACGCCAAGTTCCAGTCCAATCAAACCTGCGCCAATAACAACCGCTGATTTAGATTCTTTGATTGCTTGCTCAATTCTTTCTCCATCATCGATTGTTCTTAGTACATAGACTCCTTGTTTCTCCCTTCCCTTAATTGGTGGTAAAGCTGGTCTCGCCCCAGTGGCTAATATTAGGCTATCATATTGCAAGTTTTCTGTTAACCCATTTTTGTATTGAACCTCAACAGTTTTTGACTTTACATCAATATTTGTAATGTTTGCTTCAAGTCTCAAGTCTATTCTGTTCATTTTGAAATATGATGGTGGAAAAACAATTAGATCCCGAAAACTCTTCATATGCCCGCCTAAAACAAATGGTAACCCACAGCGTGAGTAACCTGCATACCGTTCATTTGTAAACATTATTATTTCTGCTTCCCTATCAGTGAGTCTCGCGGCGGCTGCTGCATCACAGCCAGCGGCATGAGCACCTATGATGATTATCCGCTTAGCCATTTTGCATCATCTTTCCCTAGCAACAGTTCTATACCATTCTACTGCCTGTTCAAATGTCATAAGGGTTTTGAGCTCATCTTCGAGGTTTTCAGGCTCAATTACTATTAGCCATCCCTCACCATATGGGTCTTCATTAATTATTTCTGGACTGCTACTAGCCCTATCATTTACCTCAGTAACTTTACCAGTTAGAGGCGATATTAAGTCCGACACCGATTTAACTGATTCAAGAGTCCCGAAAGGTTCATCTTTCTTCACTCGTGTTCCCACGCTCGGTAGCTCAGCAAAAACTATCTCACGCATCTGCTTCTGAGCATAGTCAGTTAT from the Candidatus Bathyarchaeia archaeon genome contains:
- a CDS encoding ATPase domain-containing protein — encoded protein: MKVISLGIPDLDRCLGGGFPHPCLASIEGEFGAGKTVLTQQIVYSMLRDGLKVCVITTETASKDYLRMMKSINLDAFLKYVSGDLDVFPLHVEGGKWTKFLSSLFFRVARNFLEINRSRYDAAVIDSLSVLAVNTPSHVFLTFITRMKNLVTSGKTIILTFHPQFLPEQSVMKLKASSDVYLVISNGRIAGIDVKVLKIVKLWGTAGERKSSVILEVNPHLGLRVLPLGGVKV
- a CDS encoding archaellin/type IV pilin N-terminal domain-containing protein, producing MVWHKRFLKSRQGIVGIEAAIVLIAFVVIASALAYVVINMGFYSAQKAKETIDRGVGEATSSLQLDGTVVGKTNDNSKIQYLVIPVKLAVGQSEVDLSSKTVTVSVFYTNFTLANIYKGTLEENNGTDVADVAYLLNATLLQNNDGDGAIFAIYNDDGDSVLEVNEKAFLVVKLSSSHLLESYSKVKIEVRTSRGAALTVERLIPVGLPKDAYVDLG
- a CDS encoding archaellin/type IV pilin N-terminal domain-containing protein; protein product: MREKFFRSKRGMVGIEAAIVLIAFVIVAAAFSFMVINMGLFSTQRGKETIQDSLQEASCPLTVDGTILIYGKTVSGDDNSTGGVSAIVIPLKTLGVKYVPMQENRTVVTFTITGGETSISYPNIYKGINNTVNSGWTLNDLVDNVENGTAKLFIVGADNDESLDADEKGFLIIVPKEDDVGKLVERTHVTVEIRPQKGAPLTIEFTIPPQLPSTKSWLAIGV
- a CDS encoding FAD-dependent oxidoreductase, with protein sequence MAKRIIIIGAHAAGCDAAAAARLTDREAEIIMFTNERYAGYSRCGLPFVLGGHMKSFRDLIVFPPSYFKMNRIDLRLEANITNIDVKSKTVEVQYKNGLTENLQYDSLILATGARPALPPIKGREKQGVYVLRTIDDGERIEQAIKESKSAVVIGAGLIGLELGVAFIERGLKTTIVELLPQILPAMLDKDVADFVQRELEKKGLKIITGRSVEEILGDDKVTGVAVSGEHIPADIVVVATGVRGNVELAQKAGLELGETRLIKVNMRMETNVKDIYACGDCVESINLITKRPTVCQLGTTAVRQARVAGINAAGGYAIFPGVLGAAVTKLFDVEIGAVGLTEAFAQRAGIETVSMTLSGKTRAQYYPGALPIRIKLVVEKETEKIIGTQIVGGEGVAQRINMLSLAILKEMTVKELAKAETCYAPPVSETWDPTILTAQALLKRLK
- the gcvH gene encoding glycine cleavage system protein GcvH; this translates as MVDVEGYEVREGLYYSKDWMWIKIEDGKARVGITDYAQKQMREIVFAELPSVGTRVKKDEPFGTLESVKSVSDLISPLTGKVTEVNDRASSSPEIINEDPYGEGWLIVIEPENLEDELKTLMTFEQAVEWYRTVARER